The following coding sequences are from one Fundidesulfovibrio magnetotacticus window:
- a CDS encoding OmpA family protein — MHLLAFLFLFCFAGVQAVQAQQTVYPSSEAEIVRSLKKTRGLAGVAADAPAPRVAARVLFDTGSDQVRPDSFALLDEFGKALSGQLARQRFELVGHTDDRGGAQYNLELSQRRANSVKAWLVSRHGVDPDRLETRGAGLADPVAANDTEEGRAANRRVEFKPLP; from the coding sequence ATGCACTTACTGGCGTTCCTTTTCCTGTTCTGCTTCGCCGGGGTCCAGGCGGTCCAGGCCCAGCAGACCGTCTACCCCTCCTCCGAGGCGGAGATCGTGCGCAGCCTCAAGAAGACCCGGGGCCTGGCGGGCGTGGCCGCCGACGCCCCGGCCCCGCGCGTGGCGGCCCGCGTGCTCTTCGACACCGGCTCCGACCAGGTGCGGCCCGACTCCTTCGCCCTGCTGGACGAGTTCGGCAAGGCCCTCTCGGGGCAACTGGCGCGGCAACGCTTCGAACTCGTCGGGCACACCGACGACCGGGGCGGCGCGCAATACAACCTGGAGCTCTCCCAGCGCCGGGCCAACTCGGTGAAGGCTTGGCTCGTCTCGCGTCACGGCGTGGACCCGGACAGACTGGAGACGCGCGGCGCGGGGCTCGCCGATCCCGTGGCCGCCAACGACACCGAGGAAGGACGGGCCGCCAACCGCCGGGTGGAATTCAAACCCCTTCCCTGA
- the cobJ gene encoding precorrin-3B C(17)-methyltransferase has product MVGLGPGDASLLAPLARTALERAAVVAGYSTYLDLVPPELLAGKEVVATGMMGEVERCALAVESALAGRDTAVVSGGDSGVYGMAGLVLEMLETRRLLDRVDFEVVPGIPAVIGAAALLGAPLTHDFACVSLSDLLTPWEVIEKRLEAAASADFVLALYNPRSRRRSGLLERALAIVARHRAPETPVGFVRQAWREGQNVRVATLGEADPAWADMLTIVVVGNASTRMAGEKMLTPRGYAGKYGLE; this is encoded by the coding sequence GTGGTGGGCCTCGGCCCCGGGGACGCCTCGCTCCTGGCCCCCCTGGCGCGGACGGCGCTCGAACGCGCCGCCGTGGTGGCGGGCTATTCCACCTACCTGGACCTCGTGCCCCCGGAGCTTCTGGCGGGCAAGGAGGTGGTGGCCACGGGCATGATGGGCGAGGTGGAGCGCTGCGCCCTGGCCGTGGAATCGGCTCTGGCGGGGCGCGACACGGCCGTGGTCTCGGGCGGGGATTCGGGGGTCTACGGCATGGCCGGGCTGGTGCTGGAGATGCTGGAAACGCGGCGTCTGCTTGATCGCGTGGACTTCGAGGTGGTCCCGGGCATCCCGGCCGTGATCGGGGCGGCGGCGCTCCTGGGCGCTCCGCTCACGCACGATTTCGCCTGCGTGAGCCTCTCGGACCTGCTCACGCCGTGGGAGGTCATCGAAAAGCGCCTGGAGGCTGCGGCCTCGGCGGATTTCGTGCTGGCGCTCTACAATCCCCGATCCAGGCGGCGTTCGGGCCTGCTGGAACGGGCGCTGGCCATCGTTGCCCGCCACCGCGCCCCGGAGACCCCCGTGGGTTTCGTGCGCCAGGCCTGGCGCGAGGGTCAGAACGTGCGCGTGGCCACGCTCGGCGAGGCCGATCCCGCCTGGGCGGACATGCTCACCATCGTGGTGGTGGGCAACGCAAGCACCCGGATGGCCGGGGAAAAAATGCTCACGCCACGCGGCTACGCGGGCAAGTACGGGTTGGAATAA
- a CDS encoding cytochrome c3 family protein yields the protein MKKPFFVMVMCALMVGAFCLPALWAVDAPKDMELKVPAGATATKAPVKFSHAGAGHKAADCKACHHNWDGKSDKGFKCSDKGCHDNVDPADKTSEKSFYMAFHKGDSAKSCLGCHKKAKAEGKNAPIACNACHPQQQ from the coding sequence ATGAAGAAACCGTTTTTCGTGATGGTGATGTGTGCTTTGATGGTCGGCGCTTTCTGCCTGCCCGCGCTGTGGGCCGTGGACGCGCCCAAGGACATGGAGCTCAAGGTGCCCGCCGGGGCCACCGCGACCAAGGCTCCCGTGAAGTTCAGCCATGCCGGCGCCGGCCACAAGGCCGCCGACTGCAAGGCTTGCCACCACAACTGGGACGGCAAGTCCGACAAGGGCTTCAAGTGCTCGGACAAGGGCTGCCACGACAACGTCGACCCGGCCGACAAGACCAGCGAGAAGAGCTTCTACATGGCTTTCCACAAGGGTGACTCCGCCAAGAGCTGCCTGGGCTGCCACAAGAAGGCCAAGGCCGAGGGCAAGAACGCCCCGATCGCCTGCAACGCCTGCCATCCCCAACAGCAGTAG
- a CDS encoding FlgO family outer membrane protein, translating into MTRRTLAVLLAFLLVLAAAQARAQAGASAPPADQTARAAVSAPRVVAVVPFESLRDRAPSATGRMAAEFVTTALARHPGLTMVERTRVEHVLGEMEFGASQGATGGTAQKLGQMVGADSVVVGAVSEFETELRLDVRLVSVSDGAILATATAQAQRGMESLSRAAESVAAQLAQAAASRQARARASEEDARRGLSVAVLGSRPGATPRMLAPGDALRGGDRYKLVLTPSRDGHAYVFQVDARDNVFQLFPLSGESAGTNPLRTGQPRELPGPGKSFVLDEVKGPERILVFFGPEPDPDLEALTGSLRQALQDRDKAAARKAGEGLKQAARTRGVKGVVEDAQVTARFQGRDAPEGVGGNVFVFGSEKGAYEFTFQHR; encoded by the coding sequence ATGACGCGGCGCACGCTGGCCGTCCTGCTGGCGTTCTTGTTGGTTCTCGCCGCCGCCCAGGCGCGCGCCCAGGCGGGCGCTTCCGCGCCCCCGGCGGATCAAACCGCCCGCGCGGCCGTTTCGGCCCCGCGCGTGGTGGCCGTGGTGCCCTTCGAGTCCCTGCGCGACCGCGCCCCCTCCGCCACCGGCAGGATGGCCGCCGAATTCGTGACCACGGCCCTTGCCAGGCATCCGGGCCTGACCATGGTGGAACGCACCCGCGTGGAGCACGTGCTGGGCGAGATGGAGTTCGGCGCGAGCCAGGGGGCCACGGGCGGCACGGCGCAGAAGCTCGGGCAGATGGTGGGCGCGGACAGCGTGGTGGTGGGCGCGGTTTCCGAGTTCGAGACCGAATTGCGCCTGGATGTCCGGCTGGTGTCCGTGTCCGACGGGGCCATCCTGGCCACGGCCACGGCCCAGGCCCAGCGCGGCATGGAAAGCCTCTCGCGCGCGGCGGAGTCCGTGGCGGCCCAGCTGGCCCAGGCCGCGGCCTCGCGCCAGGCCCGGGCAAGGGCCAGCGAGGAGGACGCGCGCCGGGGGCTCAGCGTGGCGGTGCTCGGCTCGCGGCCGGGCGCCACGCCCCGCATGCTCGCGCCAGGTGACGCCCTGCGCGGCGGAGACCGCTACAAGCTCGTGCTCACGCCCTCACGCGACGGCCACGCCTACGTCTTCCAGGTGGACGCCCGCGACAACGTGTTCCAGCTTTTCCCCCTTTCCGGCGAGTCCGCAGGAACGAATCCCCTGCGGACGGGACAGCCCCGGGAGCTGCCCGGCCCCGGCAAGTCCTTCGTGCTCGACGAGGTGAAAGGCCCGGAGCGCATTCTGGTGTTCTTCGGCCCCGAGCCCGACCCGGACCTCGAAGCCCTCACGGGGTCCCTGCGGCAGGCCCTCCAGGACAGGGACAAGGCCGCCGCGCGCAAGGCGGGCGAAGGCCTGAAGCAGGCGGCGCGCACCCGGGGCGTCAAGGGAGTGGTGGAAGACGCCCAGGTGACCGCACGTTTCCAGGGCAGGGACGCCCCAGAGGGCGTCGGCGGAAACGTGTTCGTGTTCGGCTCCGAGAAAGGGGCCTACGAGTTCACCTTCCAGCACCGCTGA
- a CDS encoding VOC family protein translates to MSAVSLTPNLMVENVHRAAAFWCGLLGFTFRMGVDSARGFHQALDPGADLVYAQFVSGSCEVMVQRRDSLGGELPLLAGRPTGGAFTLYLQVDDLEALHARLKDAVTTVKGPETAFYGMREWYVTDPDGTVVCLAQPAGA, encoded by the coding sequence ATGTCCGCCGTTTCCCTCACCCCCAACCTCATGGTGGAGAACGTGCACCGCGCGGCCGCCTTCTGGTGCGGCCTTCTGGGCTTCACCTTCCGCATGGGCGTGGACAGCGCGCGCGGCTTCCACCAGGCCCTCGATCCCGGGGCCGATCTGGTCTACGCCCAGTTCGTCTCGGGCTCCTGCGAGGTGATGGTGCAGCGCCGCGACAGCCTGGGCGGCGAGCTGCCCCTGCTGGCCGGACGCCCCACGGGCGGAGCCTTCACCCTCTATCTCCAGGTGGACGACCTGGAAGCCCTCCACGCCCGCCTCAAGGACGCCGTGACCACCGTGAAAGGCCCCGAGACCGCCTTCTACGGCATGCGCGAGTGGTACGTGACCGACCCCGACGGCACGGTGGTCTGCCTGGCCCAGCCTGCCGGGGCCTAG
- a CDS encoding caspase family protein, whose translation MRRFTPSLLLAVALAGALLLGVSHALAATKSALVIGNADYEQNKLDNPANDARDMANALRQLGFEVIHLENADKRAMLDGLERFGASMSKEQGSVAFFYYAGHGVQVRGVNYLLPLKEIFRSAVDAEALGVKADHVLGKMEEAGCPMNIVVLDACRDNPFARSLSRAIGGAGLAQMGSGGVGAYISFATSPGKTAEDGDSRNGLYTKHLLEALRQPGLTIEQVFKRTREGVIAESQGGQVPWDHSSLRGDFYFIPAKAAPAAPGQPAATLPDNETLFWQTALAANNPAYYRKYLEQFPTGAFAALAKLKLEEADSRPLSAKDLKPGMKGFLQPDMLRVDLKGGLWIKGDATIQREPKSGLLAVAQEEDGLVVDISSTTHRWERSGAPTAGYVPVARVLTPQKPQPVKVSTMTSGQKGWLEPTGMIVDASGAVWLRPDQEVTDKPKAKNSVQVERTATGYVVHLSNTTHRWEKKQVAASGSLPVERLEK comes from the coding sequence ATGCGACGTTTCACGCCAAGCCTCCTCCTCGCCGTCGCCCTGGCCGGGGCGCTCCTGCTTGGGGTCTCCCATGCCCTCGCGGCCACCAAGTCCGCCCTGGTGATCGGCAATGCCGATTACGAGCAGAACAAGCTCGACAACCCCGCCAACGACGCCCGCGACATGGCCAACGCCCTGCGCCAACTGGGCTTCGAGGTCATCCACCTGGAGAACGCCGACAAGCGGGCCATGCTCGACGGCCTGGAACGCTTCGGCGCGTCCATGAGCAAGGAGCAGGGCAGCGTTGCCTTCTTCTACTACGCGGGGCACGGCGTGCAGGTGCGCGGCGTCAACTACCTGCTGCCCCTCAAGGAAATCTTCCGCTCCGCCGTGGACGCCGAGGCACTGGGCGTCAAGGCCGACCACGTGCTGGGCAAGATGGAGGAGGCGGGCTGCCCCATGAACATCGTGGTGCTGGACGCCTGCCGCGACAACCCCTTCGCGCGCAGCCTCTCGCGCGCCATAGGCGGCGCGGGCCTGGCCCAGATGGGTTCCGGCGGCGTGGGCGCCTACATCAGCTTCGCCACCTCCCCCGGCAAGACCGCTGAGGACGGCGACTCCCGCAACGGCCTCTACACCAAGCACCTCCTGGAGGCCCTGCGCCAGCCCGGGCTGACCATCGAACAGGTCTTCAAGCGCACGCGCGAGGGTGTGATCGCCGAGAGCCAGGGCGGACAGGTGCCCTGGGACCACTCCTCCCTGCGCGGCGACTTCTACTTCATCCCGGCCAAGGCGGCCCCCGCCGCCCCAGGACAGCCCGCCGCGACGCTGCCCGACAACGAGACCCTCTTCTGGCAGACGGCCTTGGCCGCCAACAACCCCGCATACTACCGTAAGTACCTGGAGCAGTTTCCCACCGGCGCATTCGCCGCCCTGGCCAAGCTCAAACTTGAAGAGGCCGACAGCCGCCCCCTGTCCGCCAAGGATCTCAAACCAGGCATGAAAGGCTTCCTCCAGCCGGACATGCTGCGCGTGGACCTCAAGGGCGGACTCTGGATCAAGGGCGACGCGACGATCCAGCGTGAGCCCAAATCAGGACTCCTCGCCGTGGCTCAAGAGGAAGACGGACTCGTCGTGGACATCTCCTCCACCACCCACCGCTGGGAACGCTCCGGAGCCCCGACAGCGGGCTACGTCCCCGTGGCGCGCGTGCTCACGCCCCAGAAACCCCAGCCGGTGAAGGTCTCAACCATGACCTCGGGCCAGAAGGGCTGGCTGGAGCCCACGGGTATGATCGTGGACGCCTCCGGCGCGGTCTGGCTGCGCCCGGACCAGGAAGTCACGGACAAGCCCAAGGCCAAAAACTCCGTCCAGGTGGAACGCACCGCCACGGGCTACGTGGTCCATCTTTCCAACACCACGCATCGCTGGGAAAAGAAACAGGTGGCCGCAAGCGGCTCGCTGCCTGTCGAGAGGCTGGAGAAATGA
- the alaS gene encoding alanine--tRNA ligase: MITATQIRRAFLDYFVANGHAEVASSSLVPREDPSLLFTNAGMVQFKKVFLGQDKRDYSRAATSQKCLRVGGKHNDLENVGRTARHHTFFEMLGNFSFGDYFKEEAIRLAWGFLTDELKLPKEKLYATVFRDDDEAIGLWKKIAGVPAERIFRLGEKDNFWSMGDTGPCGPCSEILIDQGEHMSCGPNCGIGQCDCDRFLEIWNLVFMQYDQIAPGNRVSLPRPSIDTGMGLERVSGVCQGVYSNFDSDLFSPIIAATADLAGVKYKTDEDTDTALRVIADHCRSMVFLVADSILPSNEGRGYVLRRLIRRAFRFGRLMGLKDPFLHRVCPTVVDVMGVQYPEVVEGMDFMTRVVREEEERFSDTLDKGLDILEQEMAAARAANSSVISGEAAFKLYDTYGFPLDIITDVAGKQGFSVDEEGYKACMGEQKARAKKAWKGSGETDLAGQFKKLLETGLKSRFTGYEALSGESRVVALLGEDGLPLERLVQGEGGFAVFAASPFYGESGGQLGDKGSAETMTGAADVLDTLKPSPELTVHRVFVNEGELLLDQEARLNVDEESRQATARNHTATHLLHSALRKVLGDHVKQAGSLVGPERLRFDFTHISALSPEEIASVEEEVNRAILTDIAVEKEVMAVADAQARGATALFGEKYGDEVRVVSVPGVSMELCGGTHLAATGQAGGFTVVSETGVAAGVRRIEGATGWNLLGQLKASRRELDEAAEILRARPGELVEKLRAMQAQLKQLSKDKEQLQTKLASGQGKSLMDSVEEIGGVKVLTARVDGGTVKSLREAMDDIRSKLPSGVACLAGAGEDGKVALILAVSKDLHDKFTAQSLIKDVASLVGGSGGGRPDMAQAGGTDPAGIDAALEKVKELVRG; this comes from the coding sequence GTGATCACCGCCACCCAGATTCGCCGCGCCTTTTTGGACTACTTCGTCGCCAACGGCCATGCCGAGGTCGCCAGCTCCTCGCTGGTTCCCCGCGAGGACCCCTCGCTTCTCTTCACCAACGCGGGCATGGTCCAGTTCAAGAAGGTGTTCCTGGGCCAGGACAAGCGCGACTACTCCCGCGCCGCCACCTCCCAGAAGTGCCTGCGCGTGGGCGGCAAGCACAACGACCTGGAGAACGTGGGCCGCACCGCCCGCCACCACACCTTCTTCGAGATGCTGGGCAACTTCTCGTTCGGGGACTACTTCAAGGAAGAAGCCATCCGCCTGGCCTGGGGCTTCCTCACCGACGAACTCAAGCTCCCCAAGGAAAAGCTCTACGCCACCGTCTTTCGCGACGACGACGAGGCCATCGGCCTCTGGAAGAAGATCGCCGGTGTGCCCGCCGAGCGCATCTTCCGCCTGGGCGAGAAGGACAACTTCTGGTCCATGGGCGACACCGGCCCCTGCGGCCCCTGCTCCGAGATCCTCATCGACCAGGGCGAGCACATGTCCTGCGGCCCCAATTGCGGCATCGGCCAGTGCGACTGCGACCGCTTCCTGGAAATCTGGAACCTCGTGTTCATGCAGTACGACCAGATCGCCCCAGGCAACCGCGTGAGCCTGCCCCGGCCCTCCATCGACACGGGCATGGGCCTGGAACGCGTCTCTGGCGTGTGCCAGGGCGTGTACTCCAACTTCGATTCCGACCTCTTCTCCCCCATCATCGCCGCCACGGCCGATCTGGCGGGCGTGAAGTACAAGACCGACGAGGACACCGACACGGCCCTGCGCGTCATCGCGGACCACTGCCGCTCCATGGTCTTCCTGGTGGCCGACTCCATCCTGCCCTCCAATGAGGGCCGGGGCTACGTGCTGCGCCGCCTGATCCGCCGCGCCTTCCGCTTCGGCCGCCTCATGGGCCTGAAGGACCCCTTCCTGCACCGCGTCTGCCCCACCGTGGTGGACGTGATGGGCGTGCAGTACCCCGAAGTGGTCGAAGGCATGGACTTCATGACCCGCGTGGTGCGCGAAGAGGAAGAGCGCTTCTCCGACACCCTGGACAAGGGCCTGGACATCCTGGAGCAGGAGATGGCCGCCGCGCGCGCGGCCAACAGCTCCGTGATCTCCGGCGAGGCCGCCTTCAAGCTCTACGACACCTACGGCTTCCCCCTGGACATCATCACCGACGTGGCGGGCAAGCAGGGCTTCTCCGTGGACGAGGAAGGCTACAAGGCCTGCATGGGCGAGCAGAAGGCCAGGGCCAAGAAGGCCTGGAAGGGCTCGGGCGAGACCGACCTGGCCGGGCAGTTCAAGAAGCTTCTTGAAACGGGCTTGAAGTCGCGCTTCACGGGCTACGAGGCCCTTTCGGGCGAATCGCGCGTGGTGGCCCTCCTGGGCGAGGACGGCCTGCCCCTGGAGCGGCTGGTGCAGGGCGAGGGCGGCTTCGCCGTGTTCGCGGCCTCCCCCTTCTACGGCGAGTCCGGCGGCCAGCTGGGCGACAAGGGCTCGGCCGAGACCATGACCGGCGCCGCCGACGTGCTGGACACCCTCAAGCCCAGCCCCGAACTGACCGTGCACAGGGTCTTCGTCAACGAAGGCGAGCTGCTGCTGGACCAGGAGGCCCGCCTGAACGTGGACGAGGAGTCCCGTCAGGCTACGGCGCGCAACCACACCGCCACGCACCTGCTGCACTCGGCGCTGCGCAAGGTGCTGGGCGACCACGTGAAGCAGGCAGGCTCCCTGGTGGGGCCGGAGCGCCTGCGCTTCGACTTCACGCACATTTCGGCCCTCAGCCCCGAGGAGATCGCCTCCGTGGAGGAGGAGGTCAACCGGGCCATCCTCACCGACATCGCGGTGGAAAAGGAAGTGATGGCCGTGGCCGACGCCCAGGCCAGGGGGGCCACGGCCCTCTTCGGCGAGAAGTACGGCGACGAGGTGCGCGTGGTGAGCGTGCCGGGCGTCTCCATGGAGCTCTGCGGAGGCACGCACCTGGCGGCCACGGGCCAGGCTGGCGGCTTCACGGTGGTCTCCGAGACGGGCGTGGCCGCGGGCGTGCGCCGCATCGAGGGAGCCACCGGCTGGAACCTGCTGGGGCAGCTCAAGGCCTCGCGCCGCGAGCTGGACGAGGCCGCCGAGATCCTGCGCGCCCGCCCGGGCGAGCTGGTGGAGAAGCTCCGGGCCATGCAGGCGCAACTCAAGCAGCTCTCCAAGGACAAGGAGCAGCTCCAGACGAAGCTGGCCTCGGGCCAGGGCAAGAGCCTCATGGACTCCGTGGAGGAGATCGGCGGGGTGAAGGTGCTCACGGCGCGCGTGGACGGCGGCACCGTGAAATCCCTGCGCGAGGCCATGGACGACATCCGCTCCAAGCTGCCCTCGGGCGTGGCCTGCCTGGCGGGCGCGGGCGAGGACGGCAAGGTGGCGCTCATCCTGGCCGTCAGCAAGGACCTGCACGACAAGTTCACGGCCCAGAGCCTGATCAAGGACGTGGCGTCCCTGGTGGGCGGCTCCGGCGGCGGCAGGCCCGACATGGCCCAGGCCGGCGGGACGGACCCGGCGGGCATCGACGCCGCCCTGGAGAAGGTGAAGGAGTTGGTGCGGGGGTAG
- a CDS encoding cobalt-precorrin 5A hydrolase, producing the protein MLAGGSSPDATPPLAVWALTPQGVRLARGLARELQGEVFAPRRFAAPGEQGFASLTEAVAAAFHARPGHLFVAACGIVVRAVAPLLQGKAKDPAVVVLDQAGRFAVSLLSGHLGGANDLARRAAAFTGGQAVITTATDVEGLPSLDLLARDSGLAIGNLEAVRAVNAGLLEGKSVQLFDPSGLLTVPPAHAGRFEWVAAQHLMDPGRPCVAVTWSTSPLPPGCLALRPRVVAAGVGCRRGTSAAEILEAIEAACALRRVSPASVAVLASIEAKRDEAGLIEAARALGAELAFLPAARLAGVAVPNPSAQAFKHMGVESVCEAAALLTSGSDKLLLPKFKTRAVTVALALAV; encoded by the coding sequence TTGCTCGCCGGAGGCTCCTCCCCCGACGCCACCCCGCCCCTGGCCGTCTGGGCGCTCACGCCCCAAGGCGTGCGCCTGGCGCGCGGGCTCGCCCGGGAGCTTCAGGGGGAAGTTTTCGCGCCCCGTCGCTTCGCGGCCCCCGGCGAGCAAGGCTTCGCCTCCCTGACCGAGGCCGTGGCCGCCGCGTTCCACGCCCGGCCCGGGCACCTCTTCGTGGCGGCCTGCGGCATCGTGGTGCGCGCCGTGGCCCCCCTGCTCCAGGGCAAGGCGAAGGACCCCGCCGTGGTGGTGCTGGACCAGGCCGGGCGCTTCGCCGTGAGCCTGCTCTCCGGCCATCTGGGCGGGGCCAACGACCTGGCCCGGCGCGCGGCCGCCTTCACCGGCGGCCAGGCCGTGATCACCACGGCCACCGACGTGGAGGGGCTGCCCTCCCTGGACCTGCTGGCCCGCGACTCCGGGCTGGCCATCGGCAATCTGGAGGCCGTGCGCGCCGTGAACGCCGGGCTTTTGGAGGGCAAAAGCGTGCAGCTTTTCGACCCCTCGGGCCTGCTGACGGTGCCCCCGGCCCACGCGGGACGCTTCGAGTGGGTGGCGGCCCAGCACCTCATGGACCCCGGGAGGCCCTGCGTGGCCGTCACCTGGAGCACGTCGCCCCTGCCGCCTGGCTGCCTGGCCCTGCGGCCCCGGGTGGTGGCGGCGGGCGTGGGCTGCCGCAGGGGCACGAGCGCGGCGGAGATTCTCGAAGCCATTGAGGCGGCCTGCGCCCTGCGCCGGGTGTCCCCCGCCAGCGTCGCGGTGTTGGCCTCCATCGAGGCCAAGCGCGACGAGGCGGGGCTCATCGAGGCGGCCCGGGCCTTGGGCGCGGAGCTGGCTTTTCTTCCGGCGGCGCGCCTGGCGGGCGTGGCCGTCCCCAATCCTTCGGCGCAAGCCTTCAAACATATGGGAGTGGAAAGCGTATGCGAGGCGGCCGCCCTTCTGACCAGCGGATCGGACAAACTCCTGCTTCCGAAATTCAAGACGCGCGCCGTGACGGTGGCCCTGGCCCTGGCCGTCTGA
- the hemL gene encoding glutamate-1-semialdehyde 2,1-aminomutase, protein MTLSSTLYAKAQTLIPGGVNSPIRACRAVESEPLFIARAHGSKIVDVDGREYVDYVMSWGPMLLGHAHPVVHQAAKDALDAGSSFGAPCPAEVDLAQAICELMPAVEMVRMVNSGTEATMSALRLARGFTGRDLVVKFDGCYHGHADPFLAAAGSGVALIPTSFSQGVPKACVADTLVVPYNDLDALKTLFAEKGKDIAAIIVEPAPGNMGLVLPRPGFLEGLRALCDQYGSVLIFDEVITGFRWSLGGAQGRYGVRPDLTTLGKIIGAGFPVGAYGGRRDIMEKLSPCGPVFQAGTLSGNPVAMAAGLANLRELAKQDYAALEARTGAFAEELAAIVRSKGVPVQLNKVASAFTLYFTETPVTDMDSARTSDAKVYTAIYKQMREQGVYLASLGYECAFTSFAHTEEDLAKTLAAARALKL, encoded by the coding sequence ATGACCCTCTCGTCCACGCTCTACGCCAAGGCCCAGACCCTCATTCCCGGCGGGGTCAACTCGCCCATCCGCGCCTGCCGCGCCGTGGAATCCGAGCCCCTGTTCATCGCCAGGGCGCACGGTTCCAAAATCGTGGACGTGGACGGCCGGGAGTACGTGGACTACGTCATGAGCTGGGGCCCCATGCTCCTGGGCCACGCCCACCCCGTGGTGCACCAGGCCGCCAAGGACGCCCTGGACGCCGGATCGAGCTTCGGCGCGCCCTGCCCCGCCGAGGTGGACCTGGCCCAGGCTATCTGCGAACTCATGCCCGCCGTGGAGATGGTGCGCATGGTCAACTCCGGCACCGAGGCCACCATGAGCGCCCTGCGCCTGGCCAGGGGCTTCACCGGGCGCGATCTGGTGGTCAAGTTCGACGGCTGCTACCACGGCCACGCCGACCCCTTCCTGGCCGCTGCCGGCTCCGGCGTGGCGCTCATCCCCACGTCGTTCTCCCAGGGCGTGCCCAAGGCCTGCGTGGCCGACACCCTGGTGGTCCCCTACAACGACCTGGACGCCCTCAAGACCCTATTCGCCGAAAAAGGCAAGGACATCGCCGCCATCATCGTGGAGCCCGCCCCCGGCAACATGGGCCTGGTGCTCCCCAGGCCCGGCTTCCTGGAAGGCCTGCGCGCGTTGTGCGACCAGTACGGCAGCGTGCTCATCTTCGACGAGGTGATCACCGGCTTCCGCTGGAGCCTGGGCGGCGCGCAGGGACGCTACGGCGTGCGCCCGGACCTGACCACCCTGGGCAAGATCATCGGCGCGGGCTTCCCCGTGGGGGCCTACGGCGGCCGCCGCGACATCATGGAAAAGCTCTCCCCCTGCGGCCCCGTGTTCCAGGCCGGCACCCTCTCGGGCAACCCCGTGGCCATGGCCGCCGGGCTGGCCAACCTGCGCGAACTGGCCAAACAGGACTACGCCGCCCTGGAAGCCCGCACCGGGGCCTTTGCCGAGGAGCTGGCCGCCATCGTGCGCTCCAAGGGCGTGCCCGTGCAGCTCAACAAGGTGGCCTCGGCCTTCACCCTGTACTTCACCGAGACCCCGGTGACCGACATGGACTCGGCCCGCACCTCCGACGCCAAGGTCTACACCGCCATCTACAAGCAGATGCGCGAACAGGGCGTCTACCTGGCTTCTCTGGGCTACGAGTGCGCCTTCACCTCCTTCGCCCACACCGAGGAGGACCTGGCCAAGACCCTCGCCGCCGCCCGGGCGCTCAAGCTGTAA
- a CDS encoding energy transducer TonB translates to MRRLTQALAFLLLLAPSLALAQARMPDEYLVDPAAQARKPRQPANDAGKNPAAKPTGKSDPNQQAILRLYAVEVMAALQQQWRIVATPTQYSCVVEVAVNAQGEVRSSRLIETSGQKNFDDSTLKAVQNTPQLPAPPSGKPTTLRLTFKSR, encoded by the coding sequence ATGCGCCGCCTGACGCAGGCCCTGGCGTTCCTGTTGCTCCTGGCCCCCTCGCTGGCCCTGGCCCAGGCCAGGATGCCCGACGAATACCTCGTCGATCCGGCGGCCCAGGCGCGCAAGCCGCGCCAACCGGCGAACGATGCGGGAAAGAACCCAGCGGCCAAACCCACGGGGAAGTCCGACCCGAACCAGCAGGCCATACTCAGACTCTACGCCGTGGAAGTCATGGCGGCACTCCAGCAGCAATGGCGCATCGTCGCCACCCCCACACAGTATTCCTGCGTGGTGGAGGTGGCGGTCAACGCTCAAGGAGAGGTCCGGTCATCGCGCCTCATCGAGACATCCGGCCAGAAGAACTTCGACGATTCCACCCTGAAGGCCGTCCAGAACACGCCGCAGCTCCCCGCTCCACCCAGCGGGAAGCCCACCACCCTCCGGCTTACCTTCAAGTCCCGCTGA